In Sphingobacterium thalpophilum, a genomic segment contains:
- the creD gene encoding cell envelope integrity protein CreD, translating into MDYNNSSPIEQSSFFEKISNSTVLKLFVIFFLSLILLIPLSLISDLIEERKNREQEVSGGIALNWGKEQVISSPVLAIPYRETIPLSAEKAEKSNLREELKWIFVLPKTSNITTDITPQHLSRGIYNAVVYNSNITLDGSFDKISLEKLEIPNEQIDWKGSKLIFGIQDFKGLGKRPSLNWDGNELTFDPDFNNLKLFTQNLVCPVPLDPQKTDNRFKIKLNLKGSKSLNFLPLGDQTNIQAKGNWANPSFTGAFLPGKRNTETSNFSASWEIPSFSRMLPQQWTDDARSIFQFDNNLENGNEGNEQKPAQAVSTTIASAYNLLDNADMITINFLPDINNYQKTTRVAKYGILVIILTFTSLLFTEVIKKKRIHIIQYILIGAAMVLFYTLLLALSEHIGFNLAYLTASVATVMLIGSFIKSITKDQKSALLLSSILALFYLFIYILMQLRDYSLIAGTIGIFIILAILMRVSTKINWYQFDNSHVDQ; encoded by the coding sequence ATGGACTACAACAATTCATCACCGATAGAGCAATCGTCATTTTTTGAGAAAATCAGTAATTCCACTGTCCTAAAGTTATTTGTCATTTTCTTTCTTTCCCTGATATTGCTCATTCCACTTTCGTTAATAAGCGATTTAATAGAAGAACGGAAAAATAGGGAACAGGAAGTTTCTGGCGGTATTGCATTAAACTGGGGAAAGGAGCAGGTTATTTCCAGTCCTGTGTTGGCTATCCCCTATCGCGAGACTATACCACTTTCTGCCGAAAAAGCCGAAAAATCGAACCTTAGAGAAGAGCTGAAATGGATATTTGTCTTACCCAAAACATCCAATATCACAACCGATATAACGCCACAGCATCTCTCTCGAGGTATTTATAATGCCGTAGTTTACAACAGCAACATCACATTAGACGGTTCTTTTGACAAAATATCCCTAGAAAAACTCGAGATCCCAAATGAGCAAATTGACTGGAAAGGCAGTAAGCTTATTTTCGGCATCCAGGATTTTAAAGGCTTAGGCAAGCGCCCATCCTTGAATTGGGATGGCAATGAATTGACTTTCGACCCAGACTTTAATAATCTCAAATTATTTACGCAAAATTTAGTCTGTCCTGTACCTTTGGATCCGCAGAAAACAGACAATCGTTTTAAGATAAAACTAAATCTAAAAGGATCCAAATCATTGAATTTTCTTCCGCTGGGTGATCAGACAAACATCCAGGCTAAGGGTAACTGGGCTAATCCAAGTTTCACAGGTGCATTCTTACCGGGCAAACGTAATACCGAAACCTCCAATTTTTCGGCTTCCTGGGAAATCCCTTCTTTCAGTCGGATGCTGCCGCAACAATGGACAGACGATGCCCGTTCGATCTTTCAGTTCGATAACAACCTCGAAAATGGAAATGAGGGCAATGAGCAAAAGCCAGCACAAGCCGTCAGCACTACAATTGCCTCTGCATATAACCTATTGGATAACGCAGACATGATTACAATTAACTTCCTACCAGATATCAATAACTATCAAAAAACAACACGGGTCGCCAAATATGGTATTTTAGTTATCATCCTGACCTTTACTTCGCTCCTATTCACCGAGGTGATCAAGAAAAAACGGATCCATATCATCCAATATATTCTGATTGGAGCAGCGATGGTTCTTTTCTATACATTGCTGCTCGCGCTATCCGAGCATATTGGATTTAATCTAGCTTACTTAACGGCTTCAGTCGCTACAGTTATGTTGATTGGCAGTTTCATTAAATCAATTACCAAAGACCAGAAATCGGCGCTATTGCTGAGTTCTATTCTGGCTTTATTTTATCTTTTTATCTATATCCTCATGCAACTTCGGGATTATTCCCTTATCGCTGGAACAATTGGCATCTTTATCATTTTGGCGATTTTGATGCGCGTTTCAACAAAAATAAACTGGTATCAATTTGATAATAGCCATGTGGATCAATAA
- a CDS encoding S9 family peptidase gives MKKLTILTLAIMACNLSNAQESKDGKNNSKLVSESPQPINPTTLWDLGRVSAEGLSADGKTLVYGVSNYNLESNSSEKNLYTVSLTNGTSSQFTDQKGGETVVQIEPNGDVIYLLKGQLWKKNLSKAEAVQLTNGDIALENVKFSPDGKQILFSQSVLVKKYHSTDKYPELPKSDVYIYDNLDYRHWDTFNDGKFSHPFVASYIDGKVGEPVDLLKDQAFYSPQAPFGGAEDFAWSPDSKAVLYVCKKKFGTDYAVSTNTDIYRYDLASGTTSNLTEGMNGYDTAPTYSPDGKSLTWLSMKTDGYESDKNDIILFDKNSSIRLNLTAHWDGTVNSFIWSSDNRKIYFTAATKGTVQLFELEVPTNIKAKSLPKIHQISEGDFDITGIVGQVADKLIVSSTKFTRATEIFSFDLKTKSLTPVTKVNDAKYASISENKIEKRIAKASDGADLFSWVIYPPNFDPAKKYPTILYCEGGPQSALTQFYSFRWNLQLIASQGYIVIAPNRRGMPGWGVKWNEAISQDWGGQPIRDYLAAIDDISKESYVDTTRRAAIGASYGGYSVYQLAGVHQNRFKTFIAHNGLFDMRSWYGTTEELFFANHELGGAYWDSKNEKSYTAFNPIEKANNWHTPILIFQGGRDYRVPIGQGLAAFQLAQLKKIKSRLVYLPDENHWVLSGQNAQVWQREFFTWLKETL, from the coding sequence ATGAAAAAACTTACAATACTTACATTAGCGATTATGGCGTGTAACCTAAGCAATGCGCAAGAAAGCAAAGACGGAAAAAATAACTCCAAATTAGTGTCGGAATCGCCACAACCGATCAACCCAACTACACTTTGGGACCTTGGTCGTGTTTCGGCCGAAGGACTTTCTGCAGACGGCAAAACATTGGTATACGGTGTTTCCAATTATAATCTGGAGAGCAATTCAAGTGAAAAAAATCTCTATACAGTTTCACTCACAAACGGGACTAGCAGTCAGTTCACCGACCAAAAAGGTGGTGAAACAGTCGTTCAGATCGAACCAAATGGCGACGTCATTTATTTGTTAAAGGGGCAGTTATGGAAGAAGAACCTATCTAAGGCTGAAGCAGTTCAATTGACGAATGGCGATATTGCTTTAGAAAATGTCAAGTTTTCTCCTGATGGAAAACAAATACTTTTCAGCCAGTCCGTGCTCGTAAAAAAATACCACAGCACAGATAAATATCCCGAACTACCAAAGTCGGACGTTTATATCTATGACAACTTAGACTACAGACATTGGGATACCTTCAATGATGGCAAATTCAGTCATCCTTTTGTGGCGAGTTATATTGATGGTAAAGTTGGCGAGCCGGTAGACCTATTAAAGGATCAAGCTTTCTACAGCCCTCAGGCACCATTTGGTGGCGCAGAAGATTTTGCCTGGTCTCCCGATAGCAAGGCAGTGCTCTATGTCTGTAAAAAGAAATTCGGAACAGATTATGCTGTCAGTACCAACACCGATATTTATCGCTATGATCTCGCTAGCGGAACGACGTCTAACCTGACAGAAGGAATGAATGGGTATGATACAGCCCCAACCTATTCTCCCGATGGGAAAAGCCTAACTTGGCTCAGCATGAAAACCGATGGTTATGAATCGGACAAAAATGACATCATACTATTTGACAAAAACAGCTCAATTCGTTTAAATCTAACAGCACATTGGGATGGTACGGTCAATAGTTTTATCTGGAGCAGTGACAATCGAAAAATCTATTTTACAGCTGCTACGAAAGGTACCGTTCAACTATTTGAACTTGAAGTACCGACCAATATCAAAGCTAAAAGTTTACCAAAAATACATCAAATTTCAGAAGGTGACTTTGACATCACCGGTATTGTAGGCCAAGTAGCTGACAAATTAATCGTTAGCTCTACAAAGTTTACCCGTGCAACAGAAATCTTCAGCTTTGATCTAAAAACCAAATCTTTAACTCCGGTCACTAAAGTCAACGATGCAAAATATGCAAGCATCAGCGAAAACAAAATTGAAAAACGTATCGCAAAGGCATCCGATGGAGCCGATCTGTTCTCATGGGTAATCTATCCGCCAAACTTTGACCCTGCAAAAAAATATCCAACGATACTTTACTGTGAAGGCGGCCCTCAATCCGCACTGACACAATTTTATTCGTTCCGTTGGAATTTACAATTGATTGCATCACAAGGTTATATTGTCATCGCTCCAAACCGTAGGGGTATGCCTGGCTGGGGGGTAAAATGGAATGAAGCTATTTCCCAAGACTGGGGCGGTCAGCCAATCCGGGATTACTTGGCCGCCATAGACGATATCTCCAAAGAGTCTTATGTAGATACAACACGCCGCGCGGCGATTGGGGCTAGTTATGGTGGATACTCTGTTTATCAACTAGCTGGCGTGCATCAAAACCGTTTCAAAACGTTCATTGCGCACAATGGTTTATTCGACATGAGAAGCTGGTATGGTACCACAGAAGAACTCTTTTTCGCCAACCACGAACTGGGCGGAGCGTACTGGGATAGCAAAAATGAGAAATCCTATACCGCATTCAACCCGATTGAAAAAGCAAATAATTGGCACACACCAATTTTGATCTTTCAGGGTGGAAGAGATTATCGTGTTCCAATCGGACAAGGACTGGCAGCATTCCAATTGGCTCAGCTCAAAAAAATTAAGAGCCGTCTGGTCTACCTACCTGATGAAAATCACTGGGTGCTATCCGGACAAAACGCACAGGTTTGGCAAAGAGAATTCTTTACCTGGCTTAAAGAAACCTTATAG
- a CDS encoding MlaD family protein, translating to MKISNETKVGILATVAIVLLFIGYSFLKGNDVFSSDNTFYTTYTTVDGLTPSKPVLVNGYQIGRVSKMILQADGKIKTEFKIHSHYDIPKNTVARISSTDLLGSKAIVFEMGNSKELAKDGDFLTSGVQPNIMDKVEPIQKRIETITIKLDSTLSVVNTVLDKQFQDDFKRSIHSISTSLKNVEGITKDVEGLVGDEKGRLNRIMANLESITSNFSQNGEKINAIMSNLNNITDKAARLDFEHTMNKVNAAVNDFQEITGKINSGKGSIGLLLNDEALYNNLNNASKEMDNLMKDVKEKPGKYIKLSIFGKKGEK from the coding sequence GTGAAAATTTCAAACGAGACAAAAGTCGGCATATTAGCAACAGTTGCAATAGTTTTATTATTTATTGGATATAGCTTTCTAAAAGGAAATGATGTTTTTAGCAGCGATAATACTTTTTACACGACCTATACGACTGTAGATGGCCTAACTCCCTCCAAGCCTGTCCTGGTCAATGGCTATCAGATTGGGCGTGTTTCAAAAATGATTTTACAGGCAGATGGGAAGATCAAAACGGAGTTTAAGATCCATTCTCATTACGATATACCAAAAAACACAGTAGCGAGAATTTCAAGCACAGATTTGTTGGGAAGTAAGGCTATTGTTTTCGAAATGGGCAACAGTAAGGAATTGGCAAAGGATGGCGATTTTTTAACTTCAGGTGTTCAACCGAATATAATGGATAAGGTTGAACCCATTCAAAAACGGATCGAAACAATTACCATTAAACTGGATTCAACGCTATCGGTCGTCAATACTGTCTTAGACAAACAGTTTCAGGACGACTTTAAAAGAAGCATTCATAGTATTTCCACTTCTTTAAAAAATGTGGAAGGCATCACCAAAGATGTCGAAGGTCTAGTGGGGGATGAAAAGGGAAGACTGAATAGAATCATGGCTAATCTGGAATCTATCACTTCCAATTTTTCACAAAATGGTGAGAAAATCAATGCGATTATGTCTAATCTGAATAATATTACCGATAAGGCCGCCCGATTGGATTTTGAACACACCATGAACAAAGTAAATGCTGCAGTCAATGATTTTCAGGAGATCACTGGAAAAATTAATAGTGGTAAGGGATCTATCGGTTTATTGCTCAATGACGAAGCTTTATACAATAATCTTAATAATGCTTCAAAGGAAATGGATAATTTGATGAAGGACGTTAAAGAGAAACCTGGGAAATATATCAAACTTTCCATCTTTGGAAAAAAAGGTGAAAAGTAG
- a CDS encoding N-acetylmuramoyl-L-alanine amidase: MKSDLRIRKWCSVVFATLGFFLLNSFKLNNGQVEPPDYQIRTIVIDAGHGGKDTGAAGRRSLEKNVALEVALKLGKQIQKDIPGIKIVYTRTTDEFVELYKRIRLANANKADLFISIHCNSSGASAHGTETLVSGSHRLGQQDAAVRENASLLLESNYKENYQGFDPKDPESAIIFSLMKNRFREKSIRLAQMIEGEYVKAGRYSRGFWEKGLAVLAEAGMPAVLTEIGFISNREEESYLLSDEGQQEVVDNLVSALKIYKNSVER, translated from the coding sequence ATGAAATCAGATTTAAGAATTAGAAAATGGTGTAGCGTTGTGTTTGCTACTTTGGGATTTTTTTTATTGAATTCTTTCAAATTAAACAATGGGCAGGTAGAGCCTCCGGACTACCAAATAAGAACGATTGTAATTGATGCTGGCCATGGTGGAAAAGATACAGGGGCGGCTGGACGGCGATCGTTGGAGAAAAATGTAGCCCTTGAAGTTGCGTTAAAATTAGGAAAGCAGATTCAGAAGGATATTCCAGGTATCAAGATTGTCTATACACGTACGACCGACGAATTTGTTGAGCTTTACAAACGTATCCGTTTGGCGAATGCCAATAAAGCCGATCTATTTATTTCGATACACTGTAATTCCAGCGGTGCCAGTGCGCATGGTACCGAAACTTTGGTCTCTGGTTCGCATCGTTTGGGACAGCAAGATGCTGCCGTTCGCGAAAATGCTTCCTTGTTACTGGAATCAAACTATAAAGAAAATTATCAGGGATTTGATCCAAAAGACCCTGAAAGTGCGATCATCTTTTCCTTGATGAAAAACCGATTCCGTGAAAAAAGTATTCGCCTGGCACAGATGATCGAAGGTGAGTATGTGAAAGCGGGCCGATATAGTAGAGGATTTTGGGAGAAAGGGTTAGCTGTGCTAGCAGAAGCAGGTATGCCAGCTGTATTGACGGAAATTGGCTTTATTAGTAATAGAGAAGAAGAGAGCTATCTCCTGTCTGATGAAGGGCAACAGGAGGTTGTTGATAATTTGGTTTCGGCTCTGAAAATTTATAAAAATTCTGTAGAACGCTAA
- a CDS encoding putative LPS assembly protein LptD: MGNSSFAQSNIPLKQNGLQGKDPISATNKSQDTSKSKTADTTKSVSDTTKKKGSGLQAEVSIIAVDSQKSEVAKNISHLYRGAKVKYQDFELSADYIRLDRNKKKIFASGIYDKSGKYVGRPIVIMGNGESPKTVDSLYYDYEKQEGNTYGIMTEVDGGFIQANIVRKNIYDEMSIYKGLYSTCNLPYPHTHFGIHITKGIVTKNQIISGPAYLVVMGVPMPVAFPFAFFPKPDKRASGFLFPSFGEDYTRGFSMRDIGWYLAFNDYWDSEIRGSLYSKGSWEASINTRYTVNYKFNGGFNIRYANTKTGIEGTSNYGSNKDFNVTWNHTQRQEANPGTSFSASVNFGTSSFFQNTGTGSTQNTYENLARNRMGSSISYGKVFADGKVNLTASLTHNQDMATRSIQMSLPNISLNVSSFNPFDSKDRVGEQKWYQRINVGYSFQAQNSVSTIDTLLFKPGGFKKFQNGFQHNIPISLSLNAFKYFQFNTSVNYTERWYLQSTRQSIDNTAAGYKQRIDTVQGFNRAYDYSVSTGLSTKVYGNYFPKIGNLKQIRHVVTPSINLNYRPDFSDPRYGFYQHYNDQYGNRNVYSIFSQGVYGSPSAGKSAGIGFSIDNNIEAKVKSKSDTTDGGMKKIPILQGLTFSGNYNFVADSLKLSPITFSGRTAFFDQKMNVNFNGTFDPYSVNENGVRVNRYAIKDGSLARLTNFGLSFDYSLNPKAAKSRNNNIDSLRKEMSGAGMTPEQAQALARISSDPNAFVDFNIPWNLAASFSFNMAKSFNSSTRRMQSQITSTLNLNGDFSVTPKWKVTFQSGYDFKQKEVVMTSFNIYRDLHCWDMSFGWMPFGRFRSYNVTIRAKASILQDLKLTKRASSGGSYF; the protein is encoded by the coding sequence ATGGGCAATTCTAGCTTTGCTCAAAGTAATATTCCTTTAAAACAGAACGGACTTCAAGGTAAAGATCCTATTTCGGCGACCAATAAATCGCAAGACACGAGTAAATCCAAAACTGCAGATACGACCAAATCTGTAAGCGATACGACCAAGAAAAAAGGAAGTGGTTTGCAGGCTGAAGTGAGTATTATTGCGGTTGACTCGCAGAAATCTGAAGTTGCCAAGAATATAAGTCACCTTTATCGCGGAGCAAAGGTAAAATATCAAGATTTTGAACTTTCTGCCGATTATATCCGTCTTGACCGAAACAAGAAAAAGATTTTTGCTTCTGGGATCTATGACAAAAGTGGTAAATATGTAGGGCGTCCTATCGTCATCATGGGAAATGGTGAATCACCGAAAACGGTAGACTCACTCTATTACGATTACGAAAAACAAGAGGGAAACACCTACGGTATTATGACCGAAGTTGATGGTGGATTTATCCAGGCCAATATTGTGCGAAAGAATATCTACGACGAAATGTCGATATACAAGGGATTATATAGTACCTGTAATCTACCCTATCCACATACCCATTTTGGCATTCATATCACCAAAGGAATTGTCACTAAAAACCAGATTATTTCCGGTCCGGCTTATCTTGTGGTGATGGGTGTACCTATGCCGGTGGCATTTCCATTTGCGTTTTTCCCAAAACCAGATAAAAGAGCATCTGGTTTTCTCTTCCCATCTTTTGGGGAAGATTATACCAGAGGATTCTCGATGCGGGATATCGGTTGGTATTTGGCCTTCAACGATTACTGGGACAGTGAGATTAGAGGTTCCTTGTATTCTAAAGGTTCATGGGAAGCGTCCATCAATACGCGCTATACCGTCAACTATAAATTTAACGGTGGTTTTAATATCCGTTATGCCAATACCAAAACGGGTATTGAAGGAACATCTAATTATGGCTCCAATAAGGATTTTAATGTCACTTGGAACCATACTCAACGCCAGGAAGCCAATCCAGGAACATCTTTCTCTGCAAGTGTTAACTTTGGTACAAGTTCTTTCTTTCAAAATACCGGAACCGGAAGTACACAAAACACCTATGAAAACCTTGCACGTAACCGTATGGGCTCGTCCATCAGTTATGGAAAAGTATTTGCCGATGGCAAGGTAAACCTCACAGCCAGCTTAACGCATAATCAGGATATGGCTACGCGCAGTATACAGATGAGTTTACCAAATATCAGCTTAAACGTATCCTCTTTCAATCCATTTGACAGCAAAGACCGTGTCGGTGAACAAAAATGGTATCAACGCATCAATGTCGGTTATAGTTTCCAAGCACAAAACTCGGTAAGCACCATTGATACATTGTTGTTTAAACCAGGAGGTTTCAAAAAATTCCAAAATGGTTTCCAACACAATATTCCAATCAGTCTATCACTCAATGCTTTTAAATATTTCCAGTTCAATACCAGTGTAAACTATACCGAACGTTGGTATTTACAAAGTACGCGACAAAGCATCGACAATACCGCTGCAGGTTATAAACAACGTATCGATACCGTTCAGGGATTCAATCGTGCATACGATTACTCGGTATCGACCGGACTTTCGACCAAGGTTTATGGTAATTATTTCCCTAAAATAGGTAACCTTAAGCAGATCAGACACGTCGTTACACCGTCGATCAACCTGAACTATAGACCCGATTTTTCGGATCCAAGATATGGTTTCTATCAGCATTATAACGATCAATATGGGAACAGAAATGTATACTCAATCTTTAGTCAGGGTGTCTACGGATCTCCTTCTGCAGGAAAATCTGCAGGGATAGGCTTTTCCATTGACAATAACATCGAAGCAAAAGTCAAAAGTAAATCCGATACCACGGATGGAGGCATGAAGAAAATCCCTATTCTTCAAGGTTTGACGTTCAGCGGAAATTACAACTTTGTTGCCGACTCGCTAAAGTTGTCCCCAATTACTTTCTCTGGCCGTACAGCTTTTTTCGACCAAAAGATGAATGTAAACTTCAACGGTACATTTGATCCCTATTCGGTCAATGAAAATGGTGTCCGCGTCAATCGCTATGCCATTAAAGACGGTAGCCTTGCTCGTCTGACAAACTTTGGTCTTTCCTTTGACTATAGTCTGAATCCTAAGGCGGCGAAATCACGTAATAACAATATCGATTCTTTAAGAAAAGAAATGTCTGGAGCAGGTATGACTCCTGAGCAAGCACAGGCCTTGGCTCGAATCAGCTCAGATCCAAACGCATTTGTGGACTTTAATATCCCATGGAACCTTGCGGCATCGTTCAGTTTCAATATGGCAAAATCGTTCAACTCCAGTACACGAAGAATGCAGAGTCAGATCACAAGTACATTGAATTTAAATGGCGACTTCAGTGTTACACCAAAATGGAAAGTCACCTTTCAATCGGGATACGATTTCAAACAGAAGGAAGTGGTCATGACCTCTTTCAATATCTATCGAGATCTGCATTGTTGGGATATGTCATTTGGCTGGATGCCTTTTGGGCGGTTCCGAAGCTATAACGTCACCATTCGCGCAAAGGCATCGATCTTACAAGATCTTAAGCTCACAAAAAGAGCCAGTTCAGGAGGCAGTTATTTTTAA
- a CDS encoding competence/damage-inducible protein A: MKAEIITIGDEILIGQIIDTNSGWIAKQLLQFEVDIVQMTSIPDTEEAISTTLKEASVRADLILITGGLGPTKDDVTKKTAAAYFGTTLIRDEHVLRHVTNIFESRNLKMLDINLQQADVLANCEVLFNDYGTAPGMLVHQNQKKFIFMPGVPFEMKFLMEKHVLPLLAKQDPDLFICHETILVGGIGESYLAEEIKDIESELPSSIKLAYLPTLAFIRLRLSGKSRNKSDIMLQVALFKTKLLHRLQQYVIADYDTSIEPYLIKELSRRGATLTTAESCTGGSLAASITAVAGSSVIFLGGTIPYSNALKQQLLNVKEETLIQYGAVSEQTAIEMASGSKKAFSSDYAIATTGIAGPGGGTVEKPVGTIWVAVAGKKEVLTKKFQFNNERLINIERTRMNALLLLWKLLVKEKEQDTQ; this comes from the coding sequence ATGAAAGCAGAGATTATTACCATAGGCGATGAGATCCTCATCGGTCAGATCATTGATACCAATTCAGGCTGGATTGCCAAGCAACTGCTCCAATTCGAAGTCGATATCGTTCAAATGACATCTATCCCAGATACCGAAGAGGCTATTTCAACGACATTGAAGGAGGCCTCAGTTCGGGCAGATCTTATTTTAATCACCGGAGGTCTGGGCCCGACGAAAGATGATGTAACAAAAAAAACCGCCGCAGCGTATTTTGGAACCACCTTGATACGGGATGAGCATGTACTTCGGCACGTGACCAACATATTTGAATCACGCAATCTAAAAATGCTCGACATCAATCTGCAGCAGGCCGATGTTTTGGCAAATTGTGAAGTCCTATTTAACGACTATGGCACTGCACCCGGCATGCTGGTACACCAGAACCAAAAGAAGTTTATTTTTATGCCTGGTGTGCCATTTGAGATGAAATTTCTGATGGAAAAACATGTGCTGCCTTTATTAGCCAAACAGGATCCTGACTTATTTATCTGTCATGAGACAATTTTGGTCGGCGGAATCGGAGAATCCTATTTGGCAGAAGAAATAAAGGATATCGAATCAGAACTTCCTTCAAGCATAAAATTGGCCTATCTACCAACCTTGGCCTTTATCCGATTGAGACTCTCTGGTAAAAGCAGGAATAAATCTGACATTATGCTCCAGGTTGCCCTTTTTAAAACAAAGCTACTCCATCGTTTACAACAATATGTCATTGCAGATTATGATACCAGCATCGAACCTTATTTAATTAAAGAGCTTAGCCGCCGAGGTGCTACATTGACTACCGCAGAAAGCTGTACAGGTGGTAGCCTTGCCGCTTCAATAACCGCAGTAGCAGGAAGCAGCGTTATATTCCTTGGTGGTACTATCCCCTACTCCAACGCTTTAAAACAACAATTGTTGAACGTCAAAGAAGAAACACTGATCCAATATGGCGCAGTAAGTGAGCAGACTGCCATCGAAATGGCTTCCGGTTCAAAAAAGGCATTTTCGTCGGATTATGCTATTGCGACAACTGGGATAGCGGGGCCAGGTGGTGGAACAGTTGAGAAACCAGTTGGCACGATCTGGGTAGCTGTTGCGGGAAAAAAAGAAGTTTTAACCAAGAAGTTTCAGTTTAATAACGAAAGACTGATCAACATCGAACGTACCCGTATGAATGCTTTATTACTTTTATGGAAGTTGCTGGTAAAAGAAAAAGAACAAGACACACAATAA